Proteins encoded within one genomic window of Fragaria vesca subsp. vesca linkage group LG1, FraVesHawaii_1.0, whole genome shotgun sequence:
- the LOC101304913 gene encoding uncharacterized protein LOC101304913, translating to MESWTVPLSPETSSDEERDENSGTAKRSYECTFCKRGFTNAQALGGHMNIHRKDRAKAKQLSNQYRSNEDYVSMSASQFSTPIYTQPASGYYPVLGHHEHHVQRNYHQMCYQPSESSPRFYSSMDDDSMSSQSSVSHHVNQELWGANLSLRFSPAGRMEDDDFRMGVRNHEEVDLELRLGHGGF from the coding sequence ATGGAGTCATGGACAGTTCCCCTCAGCCCAGAGACTTCGAGTGATGAAGAGAGAGATGAAAATTCCGGCACTGCGAAACGAAGCTACGAGTGCACATTCTGCAAGCGAGGCTTCACCAACGCTCAAGCCTTGGGAGGACACATGAACATTCACCGCAAGGATCGAGCCAAGGCCAAGCAACTCTCGAACCAGTACCGCTCCAACGAGGACTACGTATCAATGTCTGCTTCTCAGTTCAGCACACCGATTTATACTCAACCGGCTTCTGGGTACTACCCAGTTTTGGGTCATCATGAGCATCATGTGCAGAGGAACTATCATCAGATGTGTTATCAGCCATCTGAGTCTAGCCCTAGGTTTTATAGTTCCATGGATGATGATTCAATGTCATCACAGTCGTCTGTGAGTCATCATGTGAACCAAGAACTCTGGGGTGCTAATTTGAGCTTGAGGTTCAGCCCAGCTGGGCGCATGGAGGACGATGATTTCAGAATGGGAGTGAGGAATCATGAAGAAGTTGATTTGGAGCTTCGTCTAGGCCATGGAGGATTTTAG
- the LOC101294896 gene encoding serine/threonine-protein kinase fray2-like: protein MAAHEVHFPLDASAYEILAEIGSGVSAVVYKALCPSANSAVVAIKSIDLDRSSVDALRRETKTMTLLSHPNILSAHCSFTADRRLWVVMPFMSAGSLQSVMSSAFPNGMSEPCIAVVLHQTLNALSYLHDQGHLHRDIKAGNILMDSDGSVKLADFGVSASVYEPNYLNTSSSATSSFRLSDVAGTPYWMAPEVVHSHNGYGCKADIWSLGITALELAHGGPPLSHLPPSKSLLLKITKRFNFSDYEKRGETDNNKSKKFSKSFKDLVGLCLDQDPNKRPSADKLLKHSFFKNCRGVDFLAKNVLNGLPSVEERFRVLGGVLGKKDENDQDEDEDDDEFNARGRRRIRRISGWDFNQDGLEIVPVFPEMPLVKMVRFGGETFIPSSSESHESCVSSVERGDESGESMESNRSSVVGVERNVGLGGVDKEVMVGGLTAFMRSLEEQRSNVVTLMGLLRGEEVSGEVVMSREEQMGQVIERMRVELENERERNFQLEMELEFLRIQISGAYTPTNGSGSID, encoded by the coding sequence ATGGCGGCCCATGAAGTCCACTTCCCTCTGGACGCATCCGCCTACGAGATCCTCGCCGAGATCGGCTCCGGCGTCAGCGCCGTCGTCTACAAAGCCCTCTGCCCCTCCGCCAACTCCGCCGTCGTCGCCATCAAGTCCATCGACCTCGACCGCTCCTCCGTCGACGCCCTCCGCCGCGAGACCAAGACCATGACCCTCCTCTCCCACCCCAACATCCTCTCCGCCCACTGCTCCTTCACCGCCGACCGCCGCCTCTGGGTCGTCATGCCTTTCATGTCCGCCGGCTCCCTCCAGTCCGTCATGTCCTCCGCCTTCCCAAACGGCATGTCGGAGCCTTGCATCGCCGTCGTCCTTCACCAAACCCTGAACGCCTTGTCGTATCTCCACGACCAGGGCCACCTCCACCGCGACATCAAGGCCGGCAACATCCTCATGGACTCCGACGGCTCCGTGAAGCTCGCCGACTTCGGCGTCTCCGCCTCGGTCTACGAGCCCAACTACCTCAACACTTCCTCCTCCGCAACGTCGTCGTTTCGCTTATCCGACGTGGCAGGGACCCCTTACTGGATGGCTCCCGAAGTCGTCCACTCCCACAACGGCTACGGCTGCAAAGCCGACATCTGGTCCCTCGGGATCACCGCCCTCGAGCTGGCCCACGGAGGTCCGCCGTTATCGCATTTACCGCCGTCGAAATCGCTGCTGCTGAAAATCACGAAACGGTTCAACTTCTCGGATTACGAGAAACGCGGCGAAACGGACAATAACAAGAGCAAGAAATTCTCCAAGAGCTTCAAGGACTTGGTGGGCCTGTGTTTGGACCAGGACCCGAACAAGCGGCCCAGCGCCGATAAGCTTCTGAAGCACTCGTTTTTCAAGAACTGTAGAGGTGTGGATTTCCTGGCCAAGAATGTGCTTAATGGGCTGCCTAGTGTGGAGGAGAGGTTTAGGGTTTTGGGTGGCGTGTTGGGCAAGAAAGATGAAAATGATCAAGATGAAGATGAAGATGATGATGAATTCAATGCTAGGGGTCGGAGAAGGATCCGGAGAATTAGCGGGTGGGATTTCAATCAGGATGGGCTTGAAATTGTACCGGTTTTTCCGGAGATGCCGCTTGTGAAGATGGTAAGGTTCGGTGGCGAAACGTTCATTCCTAGTTCGAGTGAGTCGCACGAGTCGTGTGTGAGTTCAGTTGAGAGAGGAGACGAGTCCGGAGAGTCGATGGAGTCGAATCGGAGCTCGGTTGTGGGTGTGGAGAGGAATGTAGGGCTAGGGGGTGTAGATAAGGAGGTGATGGTGGGTGGGCTGACGGCGTTTATGAGGAGCTTGGAAGAGCAGAGGAGCAATGTGGTGACGCTGATGGGTCTGTTGCGTGGGGAAGAAGTTAGTGGGGAGGTGGTGATGAGTAGAGAGGAGCAGATGGGTCAGGTGATTGAGAGGATGAGAGTGGAGTTGGAGAATGAGAGGGAGAGGAATTTTCAGTTGGAGATGGAGTTGGAGTTTCTGAGGATTCAGATTTCTGGGGCTTACACACCTACTAATGGGTCTGGGAGTATTGACTGA
- the LOC101304618 gene encoding transcriptional regulator SUPERMAN-like, with product MQRNSGSCKSLVMTKAIDGDSNTNIKKNTEDDEVCMNVYPWPPRCYICGFCKREFKSAQALGGHMNVHRKDRAKLRSSPPADWIGQYTHSTILNLNLKPNPNPTFVPSPPPSPPSPFSTASTRQQLSPLTTSFSSVPSWISQSSHPPPTFSSPSATCHTENMKWLVGGNLSGPSLNLKSFDLSSQMKINAESQEDGCMRLDLEIGVLGGNSEDEIDLELRLGY from the coding sequence ATGCAGAGGAACAGTGGCTCATGCAAAAGCTTAGTCATGACTAAGGCCATTGATGGAGATTCCAACACCAACATTAAGAAGAACACTGAAGATGATGAAGTCTGTATGAATGTGTACCCATGGCCTCCGAGGTGTTACATTTGTGGCTTCTGCAAGAGAGAATTCAAATCTGCTCAAGCTCTGGGTGGCCATATGAATGTTCACAGGAAAGACCGTGCCAAGCTCAGAAGCTCACCCCCAGCTGATTGGATTGGTCAGTACACTCACAGTACTATACTTAATCTCAACCTTAAACCTAACCCTAACCCTACTTTCGTACCCTCACCACCACCATCACCACCATCTCCCTTTTCTACTGCTTCAACTAGGCAGCAGCTCTCACCATTAACTACTAGCTTTAGCTCAGTACCTTCTTGGATATCTCAATCCTCTCATCCTCCTCCCACATTTTCATCGCCATCTGCTACTTGCCATACTGAAAACATGAAATGGCTTGTGGGTGGTAACCTTTCCGGTCCTTCTTTAAATCTCAAGAGTTTCGATTTAAGCAGTCAGATGAAGATTAATGCAGAGTCTCAAGAAGATGGGTGCATGAGGTTGGACTTGGAGATCGGTGTTCTTGGCGGTAACTCAGAGGATGAAATCGATTTGGAGCTTCGATTAGGCTACTGA